The nucleotide sequence ACATTAAAAGGAGGAATTGCCATGCTGTTTATGCTGATGATCAAAGCATCACCCACTTCGGAAGCGGGAAAACTCCCGAGCACTGAATTGATGGAAGCCATGTCGCAGTACAACAAAGAATTGATGGATGCGGATGTTCGGGTGATGGCACATGGGCTTCATCCCAGTTCGAATGGAATTCGGCTTTCGTATACAAATCCTGGTGAAAAGCCGGTAGTGACCGAAGGGCCGTTTGCAAATCCAAAAGAGTTGGTTTCAGGTTTCTTTTTGATTGATGTGGCATCGAAAGAAGAGGCCATTGAATGGGTGATGCGGTTGCCGGATCCAATCGGCAACGGGGAAGGAGAGGCCGAATTGCGTCAGGTGTTCGAAGGGCCGGTGGAGAGTTCGGAACCGCAGTCCGATTAAGTATGCGTCAAGTTTTCGCGTGGGGGAAGGAGGGGGAGTATGCGAGCCATGGTTTGCACCCGGTACGGGCCGCCGGAGGTGTTAGAGCTTCAGCAGCTCGACAAGCCGGTGCCAAAAGCGGGCGAAATTCTGATTAAAGTCCACACATCCACAGTTACAGCCGGGGATTGCGAAATCCGGAGCTTTAAATTCCCGGTGCTGTTGTGGATTCCGCTACGGTTGTTTTTCGGCTTGCGGAAACCGAGAGTGAACGTACTCGGACAGGAATTTGCCGGAGAAGTTGAAGCCGTGGGAACCGGACAAACAGCCTTCCAGAAAGGTGACCGTGTCTACGGCGCGACGGGTTTGAAGCTCGGGGCGTATGCCGAGTACCTTTGCCTTTCTGGCAGCTCCGCAATCGCCCGGATTCCGGAAGCAATCCGTTTTGAAGAAGCTGCCACCATCCCGACAGGCGGAATGAACGCTTTGTTTTTTCTCCGGAAAGCGAGAATCCAGGCGGGCCAAAAAGTACTGGTCATCGGAGCCGGCGGCAGCATTGGCACGGTGGCCGTTCAGCTTGCCAAACATGCAGGCGCCGAGGTGACGGTCATCGACAGCAAGGAAAAATTGGACATGCTCTTATCCATTGGTGCAGACCGCGTAATGGATTACCGGCAGGAAGATTTTACGGCAACTGGCGAAACGTATGACGTGATTTTTGATGTCGCGGGAAAGAGCCCATTTACCAAAACCGTCAACGCATTGACACCGAAAGGCATTTACCTGATGGGCAATCCGGGTCTTAGCCAAATGTTCCGAAGGCTGTGGCCGACGAAAAAAGGCGGCCGGAAAATCATAGCGGGGGCAGCCAGCTACAACGCCCAAGATTTGCGCGAGCTGAACAAACTATTGGCAGAAGGCAAACTCAAGCCGGTTGTTGATCAAGTATTCCCGCTGGAACAGCTGCACGAAGCGCACCGCTATGTAGAGAGTGGGGCGAAGAAAGGCAATGTGGTGATTGCCAATCAATTGGAGTTCAGTGAGTTGAAGCAATTTATAGGTGTGAATGAAAGTGAAAAGATATAGATGAAAAAGTCGAGCCGCCGTTTCGAAAAGAAAAGGCGGCTCTTTAATGGATTGATTTCTTCATCGGTATGCCGTTGCCAGGATCCGAGCTCTGCAATGATTCTCAACGGCGACTTCGAGCGATACGAGCGGGTCGGGTTGCCGGGAAAGCGTTTGTCGGTCAAGTTCGGGTCGTTCTCGAATTGGCCGAGCGGTTCGACAAGAAAGATTCTCTCTTTAGCATCAGCGGCAGCGAGTTCGGCGCCCCATTTGGCTGCGTCCAAGGTGGCAGTGAAATAGATGTAATTGGATTTCCTGTCTTGGTAATTGGATTGGTTTTGCGCCTCCAACAAATCGCCTACAGCTAACTGGGCTTTGGTTCCGTGGAAGAAAGGCCCGCGGTCTAAGGCTTCTTTGTTCTCATTCATAGGGATCTGCCTCCTTTGATGCTTACAGTATAGGGCAGGAATTCATGGAAAGGTAGTCTATAAATTGGTTTTTAAATGGGGTATAATGGAAGTAGAGAGAACGGAGCTGGGTAAATGCAAGTGCTGTTATAAAGGATTGCTACTATTAAGCAGCTCAAGATCCGTGTTGTATTAATAAGATAGAAGTTAAATGAAGGAGCCGGCTTATCCAATGGAAATGAATTACAAGGTAACTGAAGAAGATTATATTGATTTTAACGTGTATCATTCGAAGAGTTCAGAGACAGTGAAACGCTCCCTGATAATCCAGCGAATCACGGTTCCTCTTATGTATGTGCTATTGGCGATATTTTTTTCTTATCTCCTTGATCTGCCATTCTTAGTATTATTAATTCCGTTTTTAATTTTAGCAGCTTTATGGATCATTTTTTATCCAGCTTACTTTTTCAGGCATATTGGAAAAACGGCCAAAAAGATGATTCGTGAAGGAAAAAATAACGGAGTGCTGGGAGATTATACAATGGTTTTATCGGAGGACGGTCTCCGTGAAATCAGCAAAACCGGTGAGAAAAGTGTAGCTTGGTCAGGCATCGAGAAGCTTGGGGAAGATCAGACGAACTTTTATTTATACAATAGTGGAATGTCTGCCTTTATTCTGCCCAAAAGAAATCTGGAAAATGTGGAAGAAGTGAGAAGTTTTCTGCAGAGTAAACAGAAGAACTAAGCAAAACAAGTCTTTGAAATGAAAGCACTAAAAACTTTAAACTACAAAAGCGCTAAATTCTCTTGAAACAGAGGATTCGGCGCTTTTTTGTTTTGTAAATTAGTGAATGTCCCGCTTCGTAAAGCTGCCGCCTCGAACTTCGGCGACGTCGTACACGGCGATGAACGCGTTCTTGTCGATTTCGTAGATGATTTCTTTCATCTTGCTGTCTTCAAGACGGTTGATGATGCAGGTGATTTCTCTGTATTCGTCGTTCGTGTAGGCGCCTTTGACTAGGCTGTACGTAGCATTTCGGCCAAGGCGGTCGTAGATGGTCTGCACGAGCAGCTCCGGCTCTTTCGAAATGATTTTATAGGTTTTGGAGCCGCTGAACCCTTCTTCGACCAAGTGAATCACTTTGGATGCGATGTAATACGCGATGCCGGAAAGGAACGCGCCTTTCAAACCGAAGACGAATGAAACGACAATAAAGACGAAGACGTTCAGGAACAGGATCATGTCACTCGTTCCGAACGGCAATTTGCGCGACAGCAGCACAGCAAGCATATCGATGCCATCCAGTGCTCCGCCGTTCCGGAGTGCAAGCCCCATGCCGACCCCGATGATAATCCCGCCGATAACGGTGACGAGTAAGGTATCGCCTTCGACAATAGTTGGGACGTGGTGCATGACGGTCGTTGCATAGGCAAGGGAAGCGATGCCGATGACTGAATAGATGGCAAAGCTCCGTCCGATTTGTTTATAGCCCAAATAGACGAAGGGGATGTTTAAGACTGCGATCAATAAGCCAAGAGGCAATTCAAACAATTGCGAGCCGACGATGCTGAGGCCCGTAATGCCGCCGTCGGATACATTGTTCGGAATCAGCACGGCTTCAAGACCATATGCAGTGATGAATGCTCCAATGATAATAGGCAGCGCCCTCAACAGCATTTTGGCACGGCTCTTCTTGCGTTTTGTAATGGTTTGGTTCATTTTACTTTCTCCTTCTATGTAGTATCGAGATGGAACTTTTTTTCACTTAACTATTAAATATACCCTTTTTTTGGCTGTTTTCATAGCGATAGCTCTATGTGGACCGTCAAAGAGCCGTGTTCTTCTCCTTTTTAATCGATCCGCAATAAGTTTTTAAGTACAAAAAAACACCTCCGAAGTTGTCGGAGGTGTTCTCAAAAAATCTATTATGGGTTGGTTGACCAAAGGCCAGCTGATTTCAATAGCACGCGCGGATGAAGTTTCAACTGCGCTACCATCATTTCTGCCAAGTCTTCCGGCTGCATGACTTTGTCCGGGTTGCCGTCAGTCAAGTTGCTTTCAATTGCCAAGTCCGTTGCTACGGTACTCGGTGTTAAGGCAGTCACACGGATGTTGTGTTTTCTGACTTCCAACATTAGCGATTCTGTAAGCCCCATGACACCGAATTTAGAAGCGCTGTAGGCACTTGTCAACGGTGCGCCTTTTTGGCCGGCGGTTGATGCAATATTGATGATTTCGCCTGACTGGCGCTCGATCATCTGCGGCAAGACGGCACGTGTTACGTAGTAGACGCCCATCAAGTTCGTATCGATGATGCCTTTGAATTCTTCCGGCGACAGTTCCAAAAACTTGCCGAATTTGCCGATGCCGGCATTGTTGATCAAAATATCGATCGATCCGAGTTCCGCTGTGATGTGCTCAACGGCTGCGTTGACCGCTTCCGGGTCTGCAACGTCCGCTACAGCAAATACCGTTTTGACGCCGTATTGTTCAAGTTCTGCCACTACCTTTTCCAAGTTTTCTGCCGTGCGTCCGACAAGCCCGACATTGATGCCTTCTGCTGCGAAAGCAAGCGCAGTTGCGCGGCCGATGCCTCTTCCAGCTCCTGTGATTAATGCGTTTTTGCCTGTTACGTTTTGCATATGTACCGCTCCTCTATCGTTAATCTGTTCCATTCAACAGTGTAGCAAAACACCGCACAAAAACCTTAGTGAAGTGCTCACAAAAAAAGGCACTGCCCGCCAAATCCGGGTTTCCGGACTTTGGGGACAGTGCTTTTAAGATGGTGCTGTATTACTGTTGATCGTTTTTATACTGCATGTACACCACCTGCGTTGCCAGGAAGTCTTCCATGCCGTGCTTGCCGTCCGCTCCGCCAAGGCCGGATTGGCGCATACCGGCATGGTAGCCTTGGATGGCTTCGAAGTTTTCGCGGTTGACGTACGTTTCGCCGAACTTCATTTCATTGACGACGCGCATTGCTTCGTTCAAGTCATTCGTATAGACAGAAGAAGACAAGCCGTAGACGGTGTCGTTCGCTTTTTCAATCGCTTCATCCAATGTTTTGAATGTCGCAACCGGCAGCACCGGCCCGAAGATTTCATCCCGGATGATGGCAGAATCGTGTTTCACATTTGTCAGAATGGTCGGTTTGTAGAAAAAGCCGCCGCCAAAATCCGGACGTTCGCCGCCCGTTGCAACGGTTGCGCCTTCTTTCACCGCTTCCTGCACCATTTCCTCGACGGTCTCCAAACGGTCTTCGCTGATCAGCGGACCGACTTCCACGTCTTTGTCTTTCCGCGGATTGCCGAGTTTTTTCGACTCGAATGCGCGGATCAGTTTTTCGGTCAATGCTTCTGCCACGCTTTCATGGACGTAAACGCGCTCAGCATTCGTGCAGGCCTGGCCGCCGTTTGCGAGCCTTGACGTGGTGATGGCTTCTGCCGCCAGATCCAAATCGGCATTTTGCGTCACAATCGCCGGCGCTTTGCCGCCCAGTTCCAAGTTGACTTTGGTGATGTTCTGCGCTGCCGCTTCCATCACTTTTGTTCCGGCTTGGACGCTGCCAGTCATGGTGATCAGCTGCACTTTTTTGTGAGAGGCGAGGGCGTTGCCGATTTCTGAACCGGTGCCCATCACCACGTTATAGACGCCTGCCGGAATCTCTTCCAGCGCATCTACGATTTTGGTGAATTCCATCGTCGTGTTCGGCGTCTGCTGGCTCGGCTTGATGACAATCGTACAGCCTGTCACCAAAGCTGTTGCTACTTTCCGCGCCAATATAAAGACCGGGAAGTTCCACGGGATGATGCCCGCTACAACGCCAATCGGTTTTTTGTAGATGAAGATGTTTTCATTCGGCCGGTCGCTCGGCACGATTTCGCCTTCGATTCTTCGCGCCCATTCGGACATGTAATGGAAGTAGTCGATCGCCAAATCCACTTCACCGCTTGCCAGTTCGTAGTCTTTCCCTTGTTCTTCCTGCAATAAGTCAATGAACGTGTCGCGGCGTTTGGCAATTTCATCGCCGAGCTTCCGTACGATTTTTCCGCGTTCGATATTCGGCGTCAGTTCCCATGCTTTTTGTGCCTGGTCGGCAGCTTCTACCGCCTTGTCGACGTCTTCTTTTGTTCCTTTCGGAATTCTGGAAATCACTTCTTCGGTTGCCGGGTTGAGGATGTCGATCCATTCCGTTCCTGTGGACTCGATGTACTTGCCGTTCACATACAGTTGGTGGTTTTGCAAAGTATTTCCTCCTAAAATTAGTGTTTCTCTAAGTGTTCCCTATGCATGGATTGTTAAACGAAGGACAATAGGACGAACATCTTATACAAAAGTAAAAAGAAAGGTAGTTATCTTTGATTTTAAGTAACTAGGCCAACTTTCCGGCCTGCTGGCGGCCGTTTATTCAAGTTCATAGCGGGTAGATATTGGTATGTGTTTTTAATAAAAAACAACTTCCAAAAGAGGTGTCCAATGATGAAAAACGATATAACAATCAAAAATAAACTCGGTCTCGGGACTGCGCCGCTTGGCAATATGTTCAGAGAAGTGCCGGAAGACGAAGCGATGGAAACGATCCAGTCGGCCTGGAACGAAGGCATCCGCTATTTTGATACGGCGCCGTTTTACGGGGCAGGCCTCGCCGAAATGCGGCTCGGGGAGATTTTGTCTTCCTATAAGCGCGACGATTATTTGCTGAGTTCAAAAGTCGGCCGCATCATCCTGGATGAAGAAGAGGAAAAAGAAGGGTTGTTTGAATACGGCCGCAAGAACAAAATTCGGACGGATTATACCGAAAGCGGCACGCTTCAATCGATTGAAGACAGCCTGAAGCGCCTGAAAACCGACCGCTTGGATATGGTGTTTGTGCATGACCTTTCGCCGGATTTCTTGGGCGATGAATGGATTACGAAATTTGACGAAGCCCGAAAAGGCGCCTTTAACGTGCTGGACCGGCTCCGCGACGAAGGGGTCATTAAAGCGTGGGGCCTTGGCGTTAATACAACGACACCGATCGAAGTGGCGTTGGAACTGGAAGAAGCGCATCCGGATTTGAGTTTGTCTGCTACTCAATACACGCTGCTCCAACATGAACGGGCGTTGGAGCGCATGATGTCGCTGGCGCAGAAAAATGACGGTGGACTCGTTATCGGGGGAACCTTCAATTCGGGTGCCTTGTTTGGTGGGGACTATTTCGACTACAAGGAAATCACACCGGACATTAAAGAACGCGTCGCCCGTTTTAACAGCGTGGCGAAAAACCACGGCGTTAATTTGAAAGATGCCGCGCTGCAGTTTTCGACTGCGCATCCTGCAGTCAAAGCGGTCGTGACCGGATCAACGCGGCCGGACCGCATCAAGGAAGACCTGCAGGCACTGGAAGCGAACATTCCGGCTGAGTTCTGGGAAGAGTTGGTCGAGAAAGAGCTCATTTCTGCAAAAGCCGCATTGCCGGGGAGCCGGAAATAATCTAAAAGAATAACAAAAAGGTTCCGGCTTGATGGCCGGAACCTTTTTTCATGATTTCACTTTCACATGTATGGGATTGAAGCCGCTCAGCTCACCGGACCTTTTGTAATATCCGTCAGCGCGGAGTTGATCGCAAAGATTTTGGCGTTGACCGTGTTGATGCCGAATCCGCCGAGCCGCTTCGCGTGCATGTCGATGTACGTTTCAGCGCTTTCCTTTGTTTCAAACAGATAGATGCCGCCGGCTTCACCGGCTTCGGGATTTTCTGTCCAGATTTTCCATTTGAATCCGGGTTCTTCGGTGATGCTTGTTGCGAGTTCTGCGAATGCCTTAGCCATTTCTTCTCCAAAAGGTCCGTCCATTTGGAAGTCTACTTGCAGCAGGTATGCCATGTGGTTTCCTCCTTATTTTGTAAGCGGGGTGAAATAAGACTCCCCGAGAATTTCTTTTTGTTCGAATTGTTCCGATGGCAATTCTTTTTCAATGAAAGCGGGAAGGTCACTTGGGTCAACTTCATACATCACTTCGATTTCCTTGGCGAAAAGCAGCCCTTCCTGTTTCAGCAAAGCGGATAACGCCTTCGGCTGCTTGGCGTGCAGCTCTTCTTCGCCAAGGACTTTCTGCAAGCCGTCGACATATGCCTCATACGGCCGGCCACCGACCAGTTTGACGCCTTTGTTGTCTTCATTGACCATGATGATTGTCGGGAACCCTCTGGCTCCGAGGCTTCTTGCCAAGCTGAAGTCTTCCGTCAGCAGCTGTTGGCCGGCGGGTTCATTGGCTCGTTGAATGATTGTCTGTCCGTCAAGCCCCATGCCATTGACGATTTCAATCAGGACCGCATCTTCTGAGATGTTTTTGTTGAATGCGAAAAGGGCTTCTCGCGCACGGCGCAGGTATTCAGTTGCTTTGGCATCTGTGTATTGTTCCTGGATCACTTTAAAGACGCGGGACGGGGGATAGGACGACTGGACCGGATTGTCGATCATCAGAGATCCGTCGATCGGCATCCGGGAATGTTCGCCAACTTCGCGCCAGTGCGGTGCCACATCCGCTGGTTTGTAGATGCCATTCGCCGGGTCGATCGGGCCGTCATGCCATTTTTCCAGCAAGCCGCCCATCACGGTTTGGAACTTAAAGTGGCCGCCGTACTGTTCCGTGAAGCGGCGGAGCACCGGTTCGATGGCCCAGCAATGCGAACAGATCGGGTCTGTAACGTAGTAAAGCGTGATCGTTTTTTTCGGCTGGCTGAAATCAATCAGCCCCATTTCCTCTTCGTCAGCGGGACCGCAGACGCCGGTTTCCAGATTGCATACAAAATTCGGATTGTTAGTCATGTCGTTTTCCTCTTTTCTATGGTTTTTATAAGCTAGCTTGTTTGCTTTACATCCAAATACTAAGCCATAATGAAAAGCAACAACACCAATAGTTCCCGGGATGTGTCGCTTATCCGACACTCCGGAGATATTGTCGGAAAAGGAGTGGCGAACATGGCGCAAGTGAAAATGGATCCCCGGGTTGTCCGCACCCGGAAGCTGATCATGGATTCGTTCATCAAGCTGTCGGAAAGCAAGGAGTTTCGGGACATCACGGTCAAAGACATCACAACGGAAGCCATGATCAACCGGGCGACGTTCTATTATCACTTTGAAGATATCTACGATTTGCTGGAAAAAGCTTTGTCGGAAGTGCTGCTGATCAATTTGAATTCAGCGGAATACGAGCATAAGAAACTGGACGAAGACGTGTTCAACCACTTATTCAAAGCCATCACCGATTTCCAGCAGTCGCTGTCAAACCGCTGCCACCGAGGCTACGAAGACACGATTGCCCAGATCATCCGGGACCAGCTCGAAGTGGTTTTCAATAAAATGCTAAAAGCGCAATATGGACCGGAAAAAGAAGAGATGCTCAAAACCACTGCGGTTATGCTAAGCTGGGGGCTTTACGGCGCATCTCTTGAGTGGAAGCGGAACGGTACGGCGCCGCCGGAGGAATTTCTCAATACGGCCCTGCCGTTTCTGATGCACGGCCTTCAATTTGATCTCCAGAAATAGCGGTCTCGCAAAAAGATACAGAACTGCATTCAGTTGAATAGAGCGTATAAAAAAAGCACACTCAAGTAAAAATGAGTGTGCTTTTGGCAGTTTTAGTATTTGTAAGACTGGCCGCCGTCAATCGGAATAACAGAAGCGTTGATGAATTTCGCTGCGTCCGATAGAAGGAATGCAACGAGGTTGCCGACTTCTTCAGGCTTGCCAAAGCGTTTCATCGGGTTGACGCTGACAAATTCTTTGCCGGCTGCTTCCCAATCGTCGCCCGCCATTTGTTTCAACGAACCTTCAACCATTGGCGTTAAGATGGCGCCTGGTGCGATGGCGTTGATGCTGACGCCGAACTGGCCGTACTCGATGCCCGAGTTGCGTGTCAAGCCGACAACGCCGTGTTTGCTCGCTGCGTAGCCGGACTGGTTGCCGACGCCGCGGATGCCGCCGACAGATGCTGTGTTGACAATCGAGCCGTAGCCTTGTTCTTTCATCACTTTCAGGACGTGGCGCATGCCGTAGAAGACGCCGTTCAAGTTGACGCTGACCACTTTTTCGAACTCGTCCGAAGCATAATCTTCAGTCAGGTTTTGTTTGCCTTCGATGCCGGCGTTATTGAAGAAGCCGTCAATTTTACCGAATTTATCGATTGTGAACTGAACGTAGTTTTTCACTTCTTCTTCATTTGTTACGTTCGCTTCAACGATTTCCACTTGGG is from Planococcus liqunii and encodes:
- a CDS encoding YciI family protein; the protein is MLFMLMIKASPTSEAGKLPSTELMEAMSQYNKELMDADVRVMAHGLHPSSNGIRLSYTNPGEKPVVTEGPFANPKELVSGFFLIDVASKEEAIEWVMRLPDPIGNGEGEAELRQVFEGPVESSEPQSD
- a CDS encoding NAD(P)-dependent alcohol dehydrogenase; amino-acid sequence: MRAMVCTRYGPPEVLELQQLDKPVPKAGEILIKVHTSTVTAGDCEIRSFKFPVLLWIPLRLFFGLRKPRVNVLGQEFAGEVEAVGTGQTAFQKGDRVYGATGLKLGAYAEYLCLSGSSAIARIPEAIRFEEAATIPTGGMNALFFLRKARIQAGQKVLVIGAGGSIGTVAVQLAKHAGAEVTVIDSKEKLDMLLSIGADRVMDYRQEDFTATGETYDVIFDVAGKSPFTKTVNALTPKGIYLMGNPGLSQMFRRLWPTKKGGRKIIAGAASYNAQDLRELNKLLAEGKLKPVVDQVFPLEQLHEAHRYVESGAKKGNVVIANQLEFSELKQFIGVNESEKI
- the arr gene encoding NAD(+)--rifampin ADP-ribosyltransferase translates to MNENKEALDRGPFFHGTKAQLAVGDLLEAQNQSNYQDRKSNYIYFTATLDAAKWGAELAAADAKERIFLVEPLGQFENDPNLTDKRFPGNPTRSYRSKSPLRIIAELGSWQRHTDEEINPLKSRLFFSKRRLDFFIYIFSLSFTPINCFNSLNSN
- a CDS encoding YcxB family protein, whose translation is MEMNYKVTEEDYIDFNVYHSKSSETVKRSLIIQRITVPLMYVLLAIFFSYLLDLPFLVLLIPFLILAALWIIFYPAYFFRHIGKTAKKMIREGKNNGVLGDYTMVLSEDGLREISKTGEKSVAWSGIEKLGEDQTNFYLYNSGMSAFILPKRNLENVEEVRSFLQSKQKN
- a CDS encoding YitT family protein, with the protein product MNQTITKRKKSRAKMLLRALPIIIGAFITAYGLEAVLIPNNVSDGGITGLSIVGSQLFELPLGLLIAVLNIPFVYLGYKQIGRSFAIYSVIGIASLAYATTVMHHVPTIVEGDTLLVTVIGGIIIGVGMGLALRNGGALDGIDMLAVLLSRKLPFGTSDMILFLNVFVFIVVSFVFGLKGAFLSGIAYYIASKVIHLVEEGFSGSKTYKIISKEPELLVQTIYDRLGRNATYSLVKGAYTNDEYREITCIINRLEDSKMKEIIYEIDKNAFIAVYDVAEVRGGSFTKRDIH
- a CDS encoding 3-ketoacyl-ACP reductase — translated: MQNVTGKNALITGAGRGIGRATALAFAAEGINVGLVGRTAENLEKVVAELEQYGVKTVFAVADVADPEAVNAAVEHITAELGSIDILINNAGIGKFGKFLELSPEEFKGIIDTNLMGVYYVTRAVLPQMIERQSGEIINIASTAGQKGAPLTSAYSASKFGVMGLTESLMLEVRKHNIRVTALTPSTVATDLAIESNLTDGNPDKVMQPEDLAEMMVAQLKLHPRVLLKSAGLWSTNP
- the aldA gene encoding aldehyde dehydrogenase, producing MQNHQLYVNGKYIESTGTEWIDILNPATEEVISRIPKGTKEDVDKAVEAADQAQKAWELTPNIERGKIVRKLGDEIAKRRDTFIDLLQEEQGKDYELASGEVDLAIDYFHYMSEWARRIEGEIVPSDRPNENIFIYKKPIGVVAGIIPWNFPVFILARKVATALVTGCTIVIKPSQQTPNTTMEFTKIVDALEEIPAGVYNVVMGTGSEIGNALASHKKVQLITMTGSVQAGTKVMEAAAQNITKVNLELGGKAPAIVTQNADLDLAAEAITTSRLANGGQACTNAERVYVHESVAEALTEKLIRAFESKKLGNPRKDKDVEVGPLISEDRLETVEEMVQEAVKEGATVATGGERPDFGGGFFYKPTILTNVKHDSAIIRDEIFGPVLPVATFKTLDEAIEKANDTVYGLSSSVYTNDLNEAMRVVNEMKFGETYVNRENFEAIQGYHAGMRQSGLGGADGKHGMEDFLATQVVYMQYKNDQQ
- a CDS encoding aldo/keto reductase; this encodes MMKNDITIKNKLGLGTAPLGNMFREVPEDEAMETIQSAWNEGIRYFDTAPFYGAGLAEMRLGEILSSYKRDDYLLSSKVGRIILDEEEEKEGLFEYGRKNKIRTDYTESGTLQSIEDSLKRLKTDRLDMVFVHDLSPDFLGDEWITKFDEARKGAFNVLDRLRDEGVIKAWGLGVNTTTPIEVALELEEAHPDLSLSATQYTLLQHERALERMMSLAQKNDGGLVIGGTFNSGALFGGDYFDYKEITPDIKERVARFNSVAKNHGVNLKDAALQFSTAHPAVKAVVTGSTRPDRIKEDLQALEANIPAEFWEELVEKELISAKAALPGSRK
- a CDS encoding monooxygenase — encoded protein: MAYLLQVDFQMDGPFGEEMAKAFAELATSITEEPGFKWKIWTENPEAGEAGGIYLFETKESAETYIDMHAKRLGGFGINTVNAKIFAINSALTDITKGPVS
- a CDS encoding DsbA family protein, with amino-acid sequence MTNNPNFVCNLETGVCGPADEEEMGLIDFSQPKKTITLYYVTDPICSHCWAIEPVLRRFTEQYGGHFKFQTVMGGLLEKWHDGPIDPANGIYKPADVAPHWREVGEHSRMPIDGSLMIDNPVQSSYPPSRVFKVIQEQYTDAKATEYLRRAREALFAFNKNISEDAVLIEIVNGMGLDGQTIIQRANEPAGQQLLTEDFSLARSLGARGFPTIIMVNEDNKGVKLVGGRPYEAYVDGLQKVLGEEELHAKQPKALSALLKQEGLLFAKEIEVMYEVDPSDLPAFIEKELPSEQFEQKEILGESYFTPLTK
- a CDS encoding TetR/AcrR family transcriptional regulator; this translates as MAQVKMDPRVVRTRKLIMDSFIKLSESKEFRDITVKDITTEAMINRATFYYHFEDIYDLLEKALSEVLLINLNSAEYEHKKLDEDVFNHLFKAITDFQQSLSNRCHRGYEDTIAQIIRDQLEVVFNKMLKAQYGPEKEEMLKTTAVMLSWGLYGASLEWKRNGTAPPEEFLNTALPFLMHGLQFDLQK
- a CDS encoding SDR family oxidoreductase, which produces MINYTDKVVVITGGGSGLGRAAALSIAKQGGKLVLVDMSTKGLEESRNEILAAAPEAQVEIVEANVTNEEEVKNYVQFTIDKFGKIDGFFNNAGIEGKQNLTEDYASDEFEKVVSVNLNGVFYGMRHVLKVMKEQGYGSIVNTASVGGIRGVGNQSGYAASKHGVVGLTRNSGIEYGQFGVSINAIAPGAILTPMVEGSLKQMAGDDWEAAGKEFVSVNPMKRFGKPEEVGNLVAFLLSDAAKFINASVIPIDGGQSYKY